From a region of the Impatiens glandulifera chromosome 4, dImpGla2.1, whole genome shotgun sequence genome:
- the LOC124934660 gene encoding RNA polymerase II C-terminal domain phosphatase-like 4, with protein MTQFRQIDLKNKIKEKKLHLILDLDHTLLHSFNMENFGKDKMSEIFTTKDLQKNLFFFNEFNMVTKLRPFVFDFLKEANNLFQLWIYTMGTRDYAKRMAKLIDPDETLFGCRIISQEDCTIRGQKGLDVVYADEKTILIVDDTVSVWSNHLRNLINVNRFNFFGTSKYMKEREFEDYELSNVFYLLKKTHTMFFDPKIGTTEIIDRDVRDYLKLAVNEIFSNM; from the coding sequence ATGACTCAATTCCGGCAAATCGATTTGAAGAATAAAATCAAAGAGAAGAAGTTACATCTTATCCTCGATCTCGACCACACCCTTCTCCACTCATTTAACATGGAAAATTTTGGTAAGGACAAGATGTCAGAAATCTTTACAACAAAAGATTTGCAGAAAAATCTTTTCTTCTTCAATGAATTTAACATGGTGACGAAACTTCGACCTTTCGTGTTCGATTTTTTGAAAGAGGCCAACAATTTATTCCAACTTTGGATTTATACAATGGGTACTAGAGATTATGCGAAAAGAATGGCGAAATTGATTGATCCAGATGAAACACTCTTTGGGTGTAGGATAATTTCGCAGGAAGATTGTACGATTAGGGGACAGAAAGGACTTGATGTCGTATATGCAGACGAGAAGACGATTTTGATTGTAGACGATACTGTTTCGGTTTGGAGTAATCATTTgagaaatttaattaatgttaatCGTTTTAATTTCTTTGGGACCAGTAAATATATGAAGGAAAGAGAATTTGAGGATTATGAATTGtcaaatgtattttatttgCTTAAGAAGACTCACACAATGTTTTTTGATCCTAAGATTGGAACAACGGAAATCATTGATAGAGATGTAAGAGATTATTTGAAGCTGGCggtaaatgaaatattttcgaatatgtaa
- the LOC124933634 gene encoding AP-2 complex subunit alpha-1-like isoform X2, whose translation MALSGMRGLSVFISDIRNCQNKEQERLRVDKELGKVRTRFKNEKGLAPYEKKKYVWKMLYIYMLGYDVDFGHMEAVSLISAPKYPEKQVGYIVTSCLLNENHDFLRLAINTVRNDIIGRNETFQCLALTLVGNIGGREFAESLAPDVQKILISSSCRPLVRKKAALCLLRLFRKNPDVVNVDGWSDRMAQLLDERDLGVLTSSMSLFVSLVSNNYDAYWSCLPKCVKTLERLARNQDIPQEYTYYGIPSPWLQVKTMRALQYFPVIEDPSSRRSLFEVLQRILMGTDVVKNVNKNNASHAVLFEALSLVMHLDAEKEMMSQCVALLGKFIAVREPNIRYLGLENMSRMLMVTDVQDIIKRHQAQIITSLKDPDISIRRRALDLLYGMCDVSNAKDIVEELLQYLSTAEFVIREELSLKAAILAEKFAPDLSWYVDVILQLIDKAGDFVSDDIWFRVVQFVTNNEDLQPYAAVKVKEYLDKPAIHETMVKVGAYILGEYSHLLASRPGFSPREIFNLIHEKLPTVSISTIPILLSSYAKILMHTQPPDPELQNQIWMIFRKYESCIDVEIQQRAVEYFELSKKGAALMDILAEMPKFTERQSALIKKAEDTESDTAEQSAIKMRTQQQASNALVVTDQPPVAGTVPVSQLGLVKIPSTSNTDRPGDQELTHTNGVLTIVDPQPLDSSADLLGDLLGPLAIEGPPDNGSTSEHKMMSPHEGIPSEDALAIATVGEQPNSVQPIGNIAERFSILCLKDSGVLYEDPYIQIGIKAEWRAHQGRLLLYMGNKNTAPLVSVQALTLSPSHLKIERSLVPDTIPPRAQVQCPLEIINLRPSRDVAVLDFSYKFSSHVVNVRLRLPAVLNKFLQPISLNGEEFFLQWRSLSGPPLKLQEVVRGVKPMQLNDMANIFNSFNVMVLPGLDPNPNNLVASTTFYSETTRAMLALVRIETDPADRTQLRMTVASGDPALTFELKEFIKEQLISIPSIPRAPEPTPTQPPQVDLSDPGALLAGLM comes from the exons ATGGCGTTGTCAGGTATGAGAGGTTTATCTGTTTTCATCAGCGATATTCGGAATTGTCAAAACAAAGAGCAAGAACGTTTGCGCGTTGATAAAGAGCTTGGTAAAGTTCGCACTCGTTTCAAAAATGAGAAG GGTTTGGCGCCAtatgagaagaagaaatatgTTTGGAAAATGCTTTACATCTATATGCTTGGTTATGATGTTGATTTTGGTCATATGGAAGCTGTTTCTTTAATATCTGCCCCAAAGTATCCAGAAAAACAG GTTGGTTACATTGTAACATCATGTTTACTCAATGAGAATCATGATTTTTTGAGATTGGCCATTAATACAGTCCGCAATGACATTATTGGCCGCAACGAAACTTTTCAGTGCCTCGCACTCACACTG GTTGGTAATATTGGTGGTAGAGAGTTTGCTGAATCCCTAGCTCCAGATGTTCAGAAAATTCTT ATATCAAGTAGTTGCAGACCACTTGTGAGAAAAAAGGCAGCACTATGTCTTCTTCGCCTGTTTAGAAAAAATCCTGATGTTGTCAATGTAGATGGCTG GTCAGACCGGATGGCACAGTTATTAGATGAACGTGATTTGGGTGTTTTGACATCTTCAATGAGTCTTTTTGTTTCTTTAGTGTCAAATAATTATGATGCCTATTGGAGCTGCTTACCTAAGTGTGTGAAGACATTGGAAAGACTGGCTAGGAACCAGGATATTCCTCAAGAATACACTTACTATGGGATACCATCACCTTGGCTTCAG GTTAAGACAATGAGGGCACTTCAGTATTTCCCAGTCATTGAAGATCCCAGCAGCAGAAGATCATTGTTTGAG GTTCTGCAAAGGATTCTCATGGGAACTGATGTTGTgaaaaatgtcaacaaaaacAATGCATCCCATGCAGTTCTCTTTGAAGCCCTTTCTCTT GTCATGCATCTGGATGCGGAAAAGGAAATGATGTCTCAATGTGTTGCATTGCTTGGGAAATTTATAGCTGTTCGTGAGCCTAATATTAGATACCTTGGTCTT GAGAATATGTCCAGGATGTTGATGGTTACAGATGTGCAAGACATTATCAAAAGACATCAAGCACAGATCATCACCTCATTAAAGGATCCAGACATCAG CATAAGAAGACGTGCCCTAGATCTTCTATATGGCATGTGTGATGTTTCTAATGCGAAGGACATAGTTGAAGAATTATTGCAG TACCTCAGTACTGCAGAATTTGTGATTCGTGAAGAGTTGTCACTAAAAGCTGCCATTCTTGCGGAGAAATTTGCCCCCGATTTATCATG GTATGTGGATGTGATCCTTCAGTTGATTGATAAAGCAGGTGATTTTGTTAGTGATGATATATGGTTTCGTGTTGTGCAATTCGTTACAAATAACGAGGACCTGCAG CCTTACGCGGCAGTAAAAGTTAAAGAGTATCTTGACAAGCCTGCTATACATGAGACAATGGTCAAG GTTGGTGCTTATATCCTTGGAGAATATAGTCACCTTCTGGCTAGTCGTCCTGGGTTCAGTCCAAGGGagatttttaatcttattcatGAAAAGCTTCCCACTGTTTC GATTTCAACCATTCCCATCCTGCTTTCATCATATGCCAAAATTTTGATGCACACTCAACCTCCAGATCCGGAATTACAGAATCAAATTTGGATGATCTTCCGCAA ATATGAAAGTTGTATTGATGTTGAGATTCAACAAAGAGCTGTTGAATATTTTGAGTTGAGTAAGAAGGGTGCAGCTTTAATGGATATATTGGCTGAAATGCCAAAATTTACAGAGCGTCAG TCTGCTCTAATAAAAAAGGCTGAAGACACCGAGTCTGATACAGCAGAGCAAAGTGCTATTAAGATGCGAACACAACAGCAAGCTTCCAATGCTTTGGTAGTAACTGATCAACCCCCTGTTGCGGGAACAGTACCTGTCAGCCAGCTTGGCCTTGTAAAGATTCCTAGCACAAGCAACACGG ATCGACCAGGAGATCAGGAACTGACTCATACCAATGGGGTGTTAACCATAGTGGATCCCCAACCTCTTGATTCTTCTGCTGATCTCCTTGGTGATCTCTTAGGTCCATTAGCGATTGAAGGTCCTCCAGATAACGGTTCCACTTCAGAGCATAAGATGATGTCTCCACATGAAGGTATTCCAAGTGAAGATGCTTTAGCAATTGCAACTGTTGGTGAGCAGCCAAATTCTGTCCAG CCAATTGGAAATATTGCTGAAAGATTTAGTATTTTGTGCCTCAAGGATAGTGGTGTGTTATATGAGGATCCTTATATTCAG ATTGGTATCAAGGCAGAATGGAGGGCACATCAAGGACGCCTACTGCTTTACATGGGAAACAAGAATACTGCACCACTTGTTTCAGTTCAAGCTTTAACGCTCTCCCCCTCTCATTTGAAGATAGAGCGCTCGTTAGTGCCTGATACTATTCCCCCACGGGCACAG GTGCAATGCCCGCTTGAGATTATCAACCTTCGCCCGAGTAGAGATGTGGCAGTTCTTGACTTCTCGTACAAGTTTTCTTCGCATGTT GTTAATGTCAGACTTCGCCTTCCTGCTGTCCTAAATAAATTTCTTCAACCTATATCATTGAATGGTGAAGAGTTTTTCCTTCAGTGGAGATCGCTTTCTGGGCCTCCTCTAAAACTTCAAGAAGTG GTTAGAGGTGTAAAACCAATGCAACTTAATGATATGGCCAACATATTCAACAGTTTCAATGTGATGGTTCTTCCAGGACTT GATCCAAATCCTAATAATTTGGTCGCAAGCACAACTTTCTATTCAGAGACTACACGAGCAATGCTAGCCTTG GTAAGAATCGAAACAGACCCAGCTGATAGAACACAGCTGCGTATGACCGTTGCTTCAGGAGATCCCGCCCTTACATTTGA ATTGAAGGAGTTTATTAAGGAACAACTGATTAGCATTCCTTCGATTCCACGAGCACCTGAACCAACACCAACACAGCCTCCGCAAGTGGATTTATCAGATCCTGGGGCTTTGCTTGCCGGTTTGAtgtga
- the LOC124933634 gene encoding AP-2 complex subunit alpha-1-like isoform X1, with protein MALSGMRGLSVFISDIRNCQNKEQERLRVDKELGKVRTRFKNEKGLAPYEKKKYVWKMLYIYMLGYDVDFGHMEAVSLISAPKYPEKQVGYIVTSCLLNENHDFLRLAINTVRNDIIGRNETFQCLALTLVGNIGGREFAESLAPDVQKILISSSCRPLVRKKAALCLLRLFRKNPDVVNVDGWSDRMAQLLDERDLGVLTSSMSLFVSLVSNNYDAYWSCLPKCVKTLERLARNQDIPQEYTYYGIPSPWLQVKTMRALQYFPVIEDPSSRRSLFEVLQRILMGTDVVKNVNKNNASHAVLFEALSLVMHLDAEKEMMSQCVALLGKFIAVREPNIRYLGLENMSRMLMVTDVQDIIKRHQAQIITSLKDPDISIRRRALDLLYGMCDVSNAKDIVEELLQYLSTAEFVIREELSLKAAILAEKFAPDLSWYVDVILQLIDKAGDFVSDDIWFRVVQFVTNNEDLQPYAAVKVKEYLDKPAIHETMVKVGAYILGEYSHLLASRPGFSPREIFNLIHEKLPTVSISTIPILLSSYAKILMHTQPPDPELQNQIWMIFRKYESCIDVEIQQRAVEYFELSKKGAALMDILAEMPKFTERQSALIKKAEDTESDTAEQSAIKMRTQQQASNALVVTDQPPVAGTVPVSQLGLVKIPSTSNTDHRPGDQELTHTNGVLTIVDPQPLDSSADLLGDLLGPLAIEGPPDNGSTSEHKMMSPHEGIPSEDALAIATVGEQPNSVQPIGNIAERFSILCLKDSGVLYEDPYIQIGIKAEWRAHQGRLLLYMGNKNTAPLVSVQALTLSPSHLKIERSLVPDTIPPRAQVQCPLEIINLRPSRDVAVLDFSYKFSSHVVNVRLRLPAVLNKFLQPISLNGEEFFLQWRSLSGPPLKLQEVVRGVKPMQLNDMANIFNSFNVMVLPGLDPNPNNLVASTTFYSETTRAMLALVRIETDPADRTQLRMTVASGDPALTFELKEFIKEQLISIPSIPRAPEPTPTQPPQVDLSDPGALLAGLM; from the exons ATGGCGTTGTCAGGTATGAGAGGTTTATCTGTTTTCATCAGCGATATTCGGAATTGTCAAAACAAAGAGCAAGAACGTTTGCGCGTTGATAAAGAGCTTGGTAAAGTTCGCACTCGTTTCAAAAATGAGAAG GGTTTGGCGCCAtatgagaagaagaaatatgTTTGGAAAATGCTTTACATCTATATGCTTGGTTATGATGTTGATTTTGGTCATATGGAAGCTGTTTCTTTAATATCTGCCCCAAAGTATCCAGAAAAACAG GTTGGTTACATTGTAACATCATGTTTACTCAATGAGAATCATGATTTTTTGAGATTGGCCATTAATACAGTCCGCAATGACATTATTGGCCGCAACGAAACTTTTCAGTGCCTCGCACTCACACTG GTTGGTAATATTGGTGGTAGAGAGTTTGCTGAATCCCTAGCTCCAGATGTTCAGAAAATTCTT ATATCAAGTAGTTGCAGACCACTTGTGAGAAAAAAGGCAGCACTATGTCTTCTTCGCCTGTTTAGAAAAAATCCTGATGTTGTCAATGTAGATGGCTG GTCAGACCGGATGGCACAGTTATTAGATGAACGTGATTTGGGTGTTTTGACATCTTCAATGAGTCTTTTTGTTTCTTTAGTGTCAAATAATTATGATGCCTATTGGAGCTGCTTACCTAAGTGTGTGAAGACATTGGAAAGACTGGCTAGGAACCAGGATATTCCTCAAGAATACACTTACTATGGGATACCATCACCTTGGCTTCAG GTTAAGACAATGAGGGCACTTCAGTATTTCCCAGTCATTGAAGATCCCAGCAGCAGAAGATCATTGTTTGAG GTTCTGCAAAGGATTCTCATGGGAACTGATGTTGTgaaaaatgtcaacaaaaacAATGCATCCCATGCAGTTCTCTTTGAAGCCCTTTCTCTT GTCATGCATCTGGATGCGGAAAAGGAAATGATGTCTCAATGTGTTGCATTGCTTGGGAAATTTATAGCTGTTCGTGAGCCTAATATTAGATACCTTGGTCTT GAGAATATGTCCAGGATGTTGATGGTTACAGATGTGCAAGACATTATCAAAAGACATCAAGCACAGATCATCACCTCATTAAAGGATCCAGACATCAG CATAAGAAGACGTGCCCTAGATCTTCTATATGGCATGTGTGATGTTTCTAATGCGAAGGACATAGTTGAAGAATTATTGCAG TACCTCAGTACTGCAGAATTTGTGATTCGTGAAGAGTTGTCACTAAAAGCTGCCATTCTTGCGGAGAAATTTGCCCCCGATTTATCATG GTATGTGGATGTGATCCTTCAGTTGATTGATAAAGCAGGTGATTTTGTTAGTGATGATATATGGTTTCGTGTTGTGCAATTCGTTACAAATAACGAGGACCTGCAG CCTTACGCGGCAGTAAAAGTTAAAGAGTATCTTGACAAGCCTGCTATACATGAGACAATGGTCAAG GTTGGTGCTTATATCCTTGGAGAATATAGTCACCTTCTGGCTAGTCGTCCTGGGTTCAGTCCAAGGGagatttttaatcttattcatGAAAAGCTTCCCACTGTTTC GATTTCAACCATTCCCATCCTGCTTTCATCATATGCCAAAATTTTGATGCACACTCAACCTCCAGATCCGGAATTACAGAATCAAATTTGGATGATCTTCCGCAA ATATGAAAGTTGTATTGATGTTGAGATTCAACAAAGAGCTGTTGAATATTTTGAGTTGAGTAAGAAGGGTGCAGCTTTAATGGATATATTGGCTGAAATGCCAAAATTTACAGAGCGTCAG TCTGCTCTAATAAAAAAGGCTGAAGACACCGAGTCTGATACAGCAGAGCAAAGTGCTATTAAGATGCGAACACAACAGCAAGCTTCCAATGCTTTGGTAGTAACTGATCAACCCCCTGTTGCGGGAACAGTACCTGTCAGCCAGCTTGGCCTTGTAAAGATTCCTAGCACAAGCAACACG GATCATCGACCAGGAGATCAGGAACTGACTCATACCAATGGGGTGTTAACCATAGTGGATCCCCAACCTCTTGATTCTTCTGCTGATCTCCTTGGTGATCTCTTAGGTCCATTAGCGATTGAAGGTCCTCCAGATAACGGTTCCACTTCAGAGCATAAGATGATGTCTCCACATGAAGGTATTCCAAGTGAAGATGCTTTAGCAATTGCAACTGTTGGTGAGCAGCCAAATTCTGTCCAG CCAATTGGAAATATTGCTGAAAGATTTAGTATTTTGTGCCTCAAGGATAGTGGTGTGTTATATGAGGATCCTTATATTCAG ATTGGTATCAAGGCAGAATGGAGGGCACATCAAGGACGCCTACTGCTTTACATGGGAAACAAGAATACTGCACCACTTGTTTCAGTTCAAGCTTTAACGCTCTCCCCCTCTCATTTGAAGATAGAGCGCTCGTTAGTGCCTGATACTATTCCCCCACGGGCACAG GTGCAATGCCCGCTTGAGATTATCAACCTTCGCCCGAGTAGAGATGTGGCAGTTCTTGACTTCTCGTACAAGTTTTCTTCGCATGTT GTTAATGTCAGACTTCGCCTTCCTGCTGTCCTAAATAAATTTCTTCAACCTATATCATTGAATGGTGAAGAGTTTTTCCTTCAGTGGAGATCGCTTTCTGGGCCTCCTCTAAAACTTCAAGAAGTG GTTAGAGGTGTAAAACCAATGCAACTTAATGATATGGCCAACATATTCAACAGTTTCAATGTGATGGTTCTTCCAGGACTT GATCCAAATCCTAATAATTTGGTCGCAAGCACAACTTTCTATTCAGAGACTACACGAGCAATGCTAGCCTTG GTAAGAATCGAAACAGACCCAGCTGATAGAACACAGCTGCGTATGACCGTTGCTTCAGGAGATCCCGCCCTTACATTTGA ATTGAAGGAGTTTATTAAGGAACAACTGATTAGCATTCCTTCGATTCCACGAGCACCTGAACCAACACCAACACAGCCTCCGCAAGTGGATTTATCAGATCCTGGGGCTTTGCTTGCCGGTTTGAtgtga
- the LOC124934661 gene encoding RNA polymerase II C-terminal domain phosphatase-like 4 yields MSTVELNYINQHFSLLVEEIVRYRQIDLEKKIKEKKLYLILDLDHTLLHTIDIKNFDNDEMGEIFTTKSLQENLFFLEDLNMVTKIRPFVFDFLKEANNLFQLWIYTMGSRNYAKRIAKLIDPDETLFGCRIISREDCTIPGKKGLDVVLADEKAILIVDDTLSVWSNHGRNLINVDGFNFFGAGKYMKERESDDDELTNALYLLKKTHAMFFDPEIDITEIVDRDVRDYLKLALEEEE; encoded by the coding sequence ATGTCGACAGTAGAACTCAATTATATAAACCAACATTTCTCTCTTTTAGTAGAAGAAATCGTACGATACCGACAAATCGATTTGGAGAAGAAAATCAAAGAGAAGAAGCTATATCTTATCCTCGATCTCGACCACACTCTTCTTCACACAATCGACATCAAAAATTTCGACAACGACGAGATGGGAGAAATCTTTACAACAAAAAGTTTACAAGAAAACCTATTCTTTCTCGAAGACCTTAACATGGTGACGAAAATTCGACCTTTTGTGTTCGATTTTTTAAAAGAGGCCAACAATTTATTTCAACTATGGATTTACACAATGGGTTCAAGAAATTACGCTAAAAGAATAGCGAAACTGATTGATCCAGACGAAACACTCTTCGGGTGTAGAATAATTTCGCGAGAAGATTGTACGATTCCAGGAAAGAAAGGACTTGACGTCGTACTTGCAGACGAGAAGGCGATTTTGATTGTAGACGACACTCTTTCGGTGTGGAGTAATCATggtagaaatttaattaatgttgATGGTTTTAATTTCTTTGGTGCGGGTAAGTATATGAAGGAACGAGAATCCGATGATGATGAATTGACAAATGCACTTTATTTACTTAAGAAGACTCACGCCATGTTTTTCGATCCTGAGATTGACATAACGGAAATAGTTGATAGAGATGTTAGAGATTATTTGAAGCTCGctctagaagaagaagaatga
- the LOC124934662 gene encoding RNA polymerase II C-terminal domain phosphatase-like 4, which yields MVKLNYINKNFSEEHIVLYRQIDLQKTITKKKLYLILDLDQTLLHTITNVTNFDSDEMKQIISKKTLQKNIFFVRDLHMVTKLRPFVFDFLKQANDLFELYIYTMGTRDYAKVMARLIDPHGTLFGWRIISREDCTIPGKKGLDVVLADEKAILIVDDTISVWSNHEKNLIKVDGFNFFGTGKDMEEIESKDDKLANVLCLLKKIHARFFDIEIDVTKVIDRDVRNYLKEIIDRDVRNNSNVPRM from the coding sequence ATGGTTAAACTCaactacataaataaaaatttctcgGAAGAACATATAGTTCTTTATCGACAAATAGATTTGCAGAAGACAATAACAAAGAAGAAGTTATATCTTATCCTCGATCTCGACCAAACACTTCTCCACACAATCACCAACGTAACAAATTTCGATAGCGACGAGATGAAacaaatcatttcaaaaaaGACTTTACAGAAGAACATCTTCTTTGTCAGAGACCTACACATGGTGACAAAGCTTCGACCTTTCGTGTTTGATTTCTTGAAACAGGCCAACGATTTGTTCGAGCTCTATATTTACACGATGGGCACTAGAGATTACGCAAAAGTAATGGCAAGATTGATTGATCCACATGGAACACTTTTCGGATGGAGGATAATTTCGCGCGAAGATTGTACGATACCAGGGAAGAAAGGACTTGACGTTGTACTTGCAGATGAGAAGGCAATTTTGATTGTAGACGACACAATTTCGGTTTGGAGTAATCATGAGAAGAATTTGATTAAAGTTGatggttttaatttttttggaacGGGTAAAGATATGGAGGAAATAGAATCAAAGGATGATAAATTGGCAAATGTACTTTGTTTGCTTAAGAAGATTCATGCTAGGTTTTTTGATATTGAGATTGATGTAACGAAAGTTATTGATAGAGAtgttagaaattatttaaaagaaataattgatAGAGATGTTAGAAATAATTCGAATGTCCCTCGAATGTAA